One Sulfolobus sp. S-194 DNA segment encodes these proteins:
- a CDS encoding DUF973 family protein produces MSVNLDVNALNKLKDASLWFIIATLIGFIGVVTVFSEIISIVAFILLLFIAIPKLKDAFNLFLQTGKDVRNGITGANILPWGYIIIFLGGILGIAGLFTISAILAIFGTLLVVLGVLLEFIGGLLIGLSIYNLGRFYQSDLMWIGGILIIIPGINFVGWILTYISIDDVLKKLSPSPIIPTPAAPTPSVSVYQVGTGSLSADGKASLVLYSSTQLQIQSASIDNTLISVNWDKITPYILNPGNNTVTIQFPPLTGFIRGSVYSVTLVLSNGQAVKVFLTFT; encoded by the coding sequence ATGTCCGTAAATCTTGATGTAAACGCGTTAAATAAGCTAAAAGATGCCTCTCTGTGGTTTATAATAGCAACTCTTATTGGGTTTATTGGGGTCGTAACGGTTTTTTCGGAGATCATTTCCATTGTAGCTTTCATACTATTGCTGTTTATAGCGATTCCTAAACTAAAAGATGCCTTTAACCTATTTTTACAAACTGGTAAAGATGTTAGGAATGGTATAACTGGTGCTAATATATTACCTTGGGGATATATTATAATCTTTTTAGGTGGAATTTTAGGTATCGCTGGGTTATTCACTATAAGTGCTATTCTAGCTATATTTGGAACTCTACTGGTAGTTTTAGGTGTCCTACTAGAATTTATCGGTGGGTTACTAATTGGACTTTCTATATATAACTTAGGTAGATTTTATCAATCTGATTTAATGTGGATTGGTGGAATTCTAATAATTATCCCCGGGATTAACTTTGTTGGATGGATATTGACGTATATTAGTATAGATGATGTTCTGAAAAAACTATCACCATCTCCAATAATACCTACTCCAGCAGCGCCTACACCGAGTGTGTCAGTTTATCAAGTAGGTACTGGAAGTTTATCTGCTGACGGTAAGGCTTCTCTTGTCTTATATTCCTCTACCCAATTACAGATCCAATCAGCTTCTATAGATAATACATTAATTTCTGTAAATTGGGATAAGATAACTCCATATATTCTAAATCCTGGTAATAATACCGTTACAATACAATTTCCACCATTAACAGGATTTATTAGGGGAAGTGTATACTCAGTTACGTTAGTATTAAGTAATGGTCAAGCTGTAAAAGTATTCTTGACTTTTACATAA
- a CDS encoding lactate utilization protein B, with protein sequence MSQDWEIAIQRTINNNVPRVHRILENHKYVLDLAKKLREAKMRVLSDLETYVEQTLESVKRTGGNAYFVNDDEEAKEIVGKIVGKGKIVVFGKSMVAYELGIRKYLQQLGNEVWETDLGEFLIQLADEPPSHIIAPAVHMTKERVAKLLKEKLGFDVSESSSHEELVQKVREFLRNKFLSANVGITGANAVAADVGSIVLVENEGNIRMSTVVPPVHIAIVGVEKIVPTLEDALIEALVQAAYAGLYPPTYINVTSGPSSTGDIEMRRVSPAHGPKEFHLILVDNGRLKASKDPILREALLCIRCGRCHLHCPIYRVLDGSWGDAPYSGPMGAMWSYIIYNDYKPALYCTHSGNCKEVCPMKINIPRVLEYIKYMGNKQRRDK encoded by the coding sequence ATGAGTCAAGATTGGGAAATAGCAATACAACGGACAATAAACAATAATGTCCCAAGAGTTCACAGAATACTTGAAAACCATAAATACGTTCTGGATCTTGCTAAGAAACTCAGAGAAGCTAAAATGAGAGTTTTATCTGACTTAGAAACTTATGTAGAACAGACATTAGAATCTGTTAAAAGAACAGGTGGTAACGCTTACTTTGTTAATGATGATGAAGAGGCTAAGGAAATTGTAGGAAAGATTGTTGGAAAAGGAAAGATAGTGGTATTTGGTAAATCAATGGTTGCATATGAGTTAGGAATTAGAAAATATTTACAACAACTGGGAAATGAAGTTTGGGAAACGGATTTAGGAGAGTTTTTAATTCAGCTAGCTGACGAACCACCTTCACATATTATTGCCCCGGCAGTTCATATGACAAAAGAGAGAGTTGCAAAACTGCTTAAAGAGAAGTTGGGCTTTGATGTTTCAGAAAGCTCTTCCCATGAGGAACTTGTGCAAAAAGTTAGGGAATTTTTGAGGAATAAGTTTTTGTCAGCTAATGTTGGAATAACTGGTGCAAATGCAGTTGCTGCAGATGTAGGTTCCATAGTTCTTGTTGAAAATGAGGGAAACATTAGGATGAGTACTGTAGTCCCACCCGTTCATATAGCAATTGTTGGTGTTGAGAAAATAGTTCCCACTCTTGAAGATGCTTTAATTGAGGCTTTAGTTCAAGCAGCTTATGCTGGTTTATATCCCCCAACTTACATAAACGTTACATCTGGCCCTAGCTCTACTGGAGATATTGAGATGAGAAGAGTTAGCCCTGCACATGGCCCTAAGGAGTTTCACCTAATTTTAGTAGATAACGGTAGGTTAAAGGCAAGTAAGGACCCTATTCTTAGGGAAGCTTTACTCTGTATTAGATGCGGGAGATGCCATCTTCACTGCCCAATCTATAGAGTTTTAGACGGGAGCTGGGGAGATGCACCTTATAGTGGGCCGATGGGCGCTATGTGGTCTTATATTATTTATAATGATTATAAGCCAGCTCTATATTGCACTCACTCGGGTAATTGTAAGGAAGTATGTCCAATGAAAATAAATATTCCTAGAGTTCTAGAGTATATAAAATACATGGGTAATAAACAAAGAAGAGATAAGTAA
- a CDS encoding 4-hydroxyphenylacetate 3-hydroxylase family protein: MAIRTGEQYLDSIKIRNKAEIYVMGKEVRDVTTHPFLKPSVMAFKATFDAAWEEDTKELARTWSPFINEEVNRFNHIHRSPEDLAAKVKLLRKLSHKTGACFQRCVGWDALNTLWIMTNIMAQKGKKEYKDRFVEYLSYVQKRDLALAGAMTDAKGVRTLKPHQQPNKNAYVRIEEVTKDGIYVSGAKANITGVAATEEIVVLPTRAMGPEDKDYAIAFSIPTDTEGIKIIVGRQLNDARRLEGGDIDALPYFYNHEGLVIFDHVFVPMDRVFLMGEYEFTSQLVEVFSAYHRQGYGGCKAGLGDVIIGASMNLAKQLGVEKASHVQEKLTEMIFLTETMYSAGIAASLNAVKVCDNCWWVNPMHANVTKHLVARFPAQISQLSIDIAGGIIGTAPSEWDLKNPKLREYIAKYLQGVEGYTAEDRLRMVRLLENVSLGVAFQIESVHGAGSPAAQRIMFSRLYDLNYAEEVAKRLAGKKTDLQWKPKAEPWRESETEKLVKS; this comes from the coding sequence ATGGCAATTAGAACTGGAGAGCAATATTTAGATTCTATAAAAATTAGAAATAAGGCTGAAATTTACGTAATGGGAAAAGAAGTAAGGGATGTAACCACTCATCCCTTCTTGAAACCTTCTGTAATGGCATTTAAAGCAACATTTGATGCTGCTTGGGAAGAAGACACAAAAGAATTGGCTAGGACCTGGAGTCCTTTCATAAATGAAGAAGTAAATAGATTTAATCACATACATAGGTCACCAGAAGACTTAGCTGCTAAGGTGAAGTTATTAAGAAAATTAAGCCATAAGACCGGTGCATGTTTTCAAAGATGTGTAGGATGGGATGCTCTAAATACTTTATGGATTATGACAAATATAATGGCTCAAAAAGGTAAAAAAGAGTATAAGGATAGATTTGTAGAGTACTTAAGTTACGTTCAAAAGAGGGACTTAGCATTAGCTGGTGCTATGACAGATGCAAAAGGTGTAAGAACATTAAAACCACATCAACAGCCAAATAAGAACGCTTATGTTAGAATTGAGGAAGTTACGAAAGATGGCATTTATGTTTCCGGTGCAAAGGCAAATATTACTGGTGTAGCTGCAACAGAAGAAATCGTAGTTTTACCTACTAGGGCTATGGGGCCAGAAGATAAAGACTATGCTATTGCCTTTTCAATACCAACAGATACTGAGGGTATAAAGATTATTGTTGGTAGACAATTAAATGATGCTAGAAGATTAGAGGGTGGAGATATTGATGCTTTACCATACTTCTATAACCATGAGGGTTTAGTAATCTTTGACCATGTATTTGTACCAATGGATAGAGTATTCTTAATGGGAGAATACGAATTTACTTCACAATTAGTTGAAGTATTCTCAGCTTATCATAGACAAGGATACGGTGGTTGTAAGGCTGGTTTAGGAGATGTAATTATCGGCGCATCAATGAACTTAGCAAAACAGTTAGGAGTGGAAAAAGCATCACATGTTCAAGAGAAGTTAACTGAAATGATCTTCTTAACTGAGACTATGTACTCAGCTGGGATTGCGGCTAGTTTAAATGCTGTTAAAGTTTGTGATAATTGTTGGTGGGTTAATCCTATGCACGCTAATGTGACAAAACATTTAGTAGCTAGATTCCCAGCACAGATTTCTCAGCTATCTATTGATATTGCAGGCGGAATAATAGGTACTGCACCAAGTGAATGGGATCTAAAGAATCCTAAATTGAGAGAATATATTGCAAAATACTTACAAGGTGTTGAGGGTTATACGGCTGAAGATAGATTGAGAATGGTTAGATTATTGGAAAACGTTAGCTTAGGTGTTGCGTTCCAAATTGAATCCGTACATGGCGCTGGAAGTCCTGCTGCACAAAGAATAATGTTTAGCAGACTTTATGACTTAAACTACGCTGAGGAGGTTGCAAAAAGATTAGCTGGAAAGAAAACTGATTTGCAGTGGAAACCTAAAGCAGAACCTTGGAGGGAAAGTGAAACAGAAAAATTAGTAAAAAGTTAA
- a CDS encoding DUF973 family protein, which produces MNSSAIKYLSLGMLIIILSLPLAVIIWYISLLFGIAPPMNVIINGFPLSIFSPMVLSGAFVGIINMASFYRIRRGLRLLNLEHNGILGASLNAIASIFLFTGNLLVLLSALISVINVITILAWISAEILTLVFYVGGNVFLGIGVKRLGELMKNSTLKNGGVLITSVVLSYFGYIIAYLGLRKMITNQQTTHYFQMRRTPSTKNTLSKQIGTQGNEELTITHPIYYKETVKVHRLQPQETRSVQQQSPMSYQTQKISSMQPTRQVVSSMSSQSYTPTLMPQSQTTFVINGNGILKSDGTVYLNIYVSQPCVISSVKIENLPYIPLSIQPQSLQIGNNQVAIKFDKVALLGLLKGKEYKLYLTLRTYNIYYPDQVIKIKYETS; this is translated from the coding sequence ATGAATTCGTCTGCTATTAAATATCTCAGTTTAGGTATGCTAATTATTATCTTATCTTTACCCCTTGCAGTTATTATTTGGTATATTTCCTTACTTTTTGGTATCGCACCGCCCATGAACGTAATAATTAATGGATTTCCCCTATCAATATTTTCTCCAATGGTTTTAAGCGGCGCTTTTGTAGGTATCATTAATATGGCATCTTTTTATAGAATTAGAAGAGGTTTAAGATTATTAAATTTAGAGCATAATGGTATATTAGGGGCTTCGCTAAACGCTATTGCTTCAATTTTTCTATTTACTGGTAATTTATTGGTCTTATTATCTGCATTAATTTCAGTTATTAATGTAATTACTATATTAGCATGGATTTCAGCTGAAATATTAACCCTAGTATTCTATGTTGGTGGTAACGTATTTCTAGGAATAGGGGTAAAGAGATTAGGAGAGCTAATGAAGAATTCTACATTGAAAAATGGAGGAGTACTAATAACTTCTGTAGTTTTATCGTATTTTGGATATATAATAGCCTATTTAGGTTTGAGGAAGATGATTACAAATCAACAAACGACTCATTATTTTCAGATGAGGAGGACTCCTTCAACTAAAAACACTCTCTCAAAACAAATAGGAACTCAAGGAAATGAAGAACTCACTATAACTCATCCTATATACTATAAGGAAACTGTTAAGGTACATAGATTACAGCCACAAGAAACTAGAAGTGTACAGCAACAGTCTCCAATGTCATATCAAACACAAAAGATTTCATCTATGCAACCAACAAGACAAGTAGTATCCTCTATGTCATCTCAATCATACACGCCAACATTGATGCCTCAATCACAGACTACTTTTGTAATTAACGGAAACGGAATATTGAAGTCTGATGGCACGGTATACCTCAATATTTATGTTTCTCAGCCCTGTGTAATTTCTTCGGTAAAAATAGAAAATTTACCGTATATTCCATTGTCTATACAGCCTCAAAGCCTACAGATAGGAAACAACCAAGTTGCGATAAAATTCGATAAAGTAGCTTTATTAGGGTTATTGAAAGGAAAGGAGTACAAACTTTATCTTACTTTAAGAACTTACAATATATATTACCCAGATCAAGTGATAAAAATAAAATATGAAACTTCTTAA